GAGCCATGGATTCACAACCCATAGGAAGTGCAAACACCTTTACCCAGTGCACTTTACCTGGGTGGGAACCAGCTCCATCCCATATGTCCCACACCTTTCCTGGATCACCCAGAGCATCTGACAGTGCAGAGTGCTGATCCTCCCTCCTCAGAGCTCCCTGTTCCTCTCCccctcagctcccagtgcctccagGACCCCAACCCACCACTTCATCGTCCTCCACCAGCACCATGTCATAGGCGCTCAGGGCCCCACAGAAGATGATGCAGGTCACGCCCTCGAAGCAGTGGATCCACTTCTTCCTCTCTGAGCGCTGCCCTCCCACGTCGAACAtcctggggaggggacaagGATGAGGAATGCACTCACCTGGTCCTGCCACCCCCCATCTGATGGTTCCAGTGCCACATCCTCAGGGGGACAGGAATCACTGTCTGTGGGAGGGCACTGGTGCTCCTTCGATTGTCAGGGtcatcccaaaatccctccccaCCATCAGGGCTGGGGGGAATCATGGAGGAGTGGTCATGGAGGTGGGGGAGGCTCCCACCCACCTGAAATTCAGGTCTTTGACAGAGAACTTGGTCTCAATGATCCCTGTGGTCTTCACTCGGGATCGCAACACGTCCTGCTCGTTGGGGAGGTAGTTGGGGGCTGTGATCCTGTCCAGCTGGTTCAGGTAACTGTGGGGACAGGAAGGGATGTGACCTGCTGCCAAGGGGCTGCCCAtgtctcccccttcccccagaTTTTTGGGGATGGttgtggggctgagctctgccaaaCACTGGGACTCCAGGGCAGTGACATCCCTGGGGGAGCTGAAGGACAGTAAAGGATGGTGGGGCTGCAGGTCAGCAGCActtttgggatggggatggcaCTGGTGGGATGGACAATGAATGACAGCAGTGGGGTGGAGGATGTAGGACAGCACTAATGGAATGGAAGatggcagcagtgggatggggaagggcaCTGGTAGGATGGGGGATGACACTGGTGGGATGGAGAACAGTACTGGTGGGATTGGGGAATGGTACTGGTGGGATGGATGATGACACCAGTGGGATGGAGGATGACACTGGTGGGATGAAGAATGGCATTCTCGGGGtattcccaggagcagggaggaggtggaTTTTGCCAGGCTGGGTTGGAGCTGGCCGTGAGCTGTCAGGGGGGCCCCAGGGCAGTCCCTGTTGTGCCGTGTCCTCACTCACTATGCAGCTGAGTCGTTGAGCTGATACTCGGCAGCGCGGTCAAAGCACGCCTGAACCCCCCCGTCCTTCCACAGCTTCTTGATGCAGGCCACCAGCTCAGGGGGCATCGTGCCCTCCTCGATGGAGTCAGCCAGGTTGAAGAGCAGCCGGCCTTCATCCTGCGAGAGGGACCTTCATCACCAACCCTGCCATGGCCCCTGTCCCCCCAGAGTGCCCTCAGGACTGGGGGAACAACATGGGGCCGCTGTGGACGCTGGttctgggggctgccctggccccacatcagggggtttgggggacagggacaccccagacTGACCGCGCAGGAGGACTCGGCGTAGTCGATGCCCAGCGTGGACATGGCGCGGATGATGGCCAGGATGGACTGCAGGATGTTCCCGTAGATAATGGACTTGAACTCCATGCACTCCTCCTCTGTGTAACCGTCCTGGTGGATGATCCTGGCAGGCACAGTGGCCTCAGCCCCAAGCCAGGACATCCTCTCCACCAGGAATCACCACCCCACACTGGGAATCACAGGTGCCACCACCAGGTGACATGGGGGGTGACTGGGGGTCCAGCCACCCCATGTCCAAGAGCTGGTGGCTCATCCTTGTGGCCTCCCCCTCCCCAGTCTGGCTCAGGCCATACTCACTTCATCTGCTTCACGATGGTGCTCTTCCCTGACTCTCCAGCCCCTGGAAAAGGGTGGGAGGGACACCTTAGTGCCCATCAGGGCCTGTTGTCACAGTGATGGGCACCCCATGGGGACCAAAGCCAGTGTCCCCCACCCATCCCCTGCCTAGACACTGAGCCTGGCCTTTTCCCAccactgctgccatccccacACTCCTGTCACCCCTTGCACCCTGTGTGGGACCACAGCTCGGGACCCCCAGGGTGGTGGGAGCCCCCTGGGTGCGGGtccccccatcccacacctccCGCCCACCGTGGGCAGTGCCCGGCAATGCCTCTGGGGCCGTAAGCGGCTTAGGGCAGCACAGGAAGCTGCTTAGAATTAGGGTGTTAATCGCCTTGACCCCAGCCCCCCCACCTGGATAAGGCCCCACTGCTGGCCCCTGCCCCATGGAGTCACCCCTGCCCCACAGGGTCACCCCCAAGCCCCATGGGGAGTGGAGGGACCCCCAAGGAaccatctcctcctgcctggcaccaccagcaggttttggggtgctggtggcagaaGCTCCCCAGGTTCTCGCTGACCCCCCTGAGATGTGGCACATCCTGGTGGGACCCAGGAGCTTGGTCCCTTCCCTATCCCCCCCACTGTCCCCTTTGTGCCTGCCATCCCCAAGAGCCAATGCCATATCCAACCCTTCCCAGGGATAACCCTGGGGATGTCCTAGGGGTGGGACAACCTCTCCAGGCTGATGGTGGCTTGTCCAAGGGGCCAAGGGGTaccagagccagggcaggaggagcccagggGGTCATGGgttccctgtccccctccccatccccacatcccctcAGGCTCAATGGAGTGGGAACACAGGGACATCTCCAGGGGACCTCCCCTCCAGCCTcaccaagcagcagcagcttgacCGTCTTGGCCTCCTTATCCGCATCCTCCTGGAGcttcttctccagctccttggACCTCTTGGCCATCTCCTTGTCCTCGGCACTGGCCCCGCTCCCCATGGcttcgtcctcctcctcctccaatAACTCCACAAGCTCGTCTAGGTCCCCAggcttttccagctcttcaaAGAGATAACACGCACACCTCGGGAACGAGGTGAGCACTGGGAGATGAACCAGAAATTCAAAAAAAAGGAGAGCCAGGTACCCCACACCTGATGTTGGGGTGCCCTAAGCCGGCAGCACTCTTCGGTGGGTCCTCGCTGCTGGCTGCCCCCCGCTCTCTCCCTTAATTCCCCATGGataacctgattttttttgaCCGTGGGATTTGGGGACTTTTTATCTTGCCATGTGACCCAGGAAATCCAATTAGCCCAAGATGGCAAAGATTAGGgctcagggagaaaaaaaaggatggagCATCTcagggaggtgggcagggggctTTACATAAGGGGGGGGGCATCAGTGTGACACCCCCTAACGGTGGGGACTGGTCCCCTGAGGTGACTTGGGAAGTGAGGATcattttgggggtccctgctctctgtgcacTGTGATCCCATTTTTGGGGGGCATTGAGGATGGGATCAGCCCCTGGTTGTGTGTGTCCCCCACCCCTGGGTGTTCCAGAGCACTGGCAGGGGACTGGGCGGtgacagggggacagggtggTGGCAGGGGCGTGATGGCACCGGGGGAttcctcctgcagggaaaagggagctAATTACCCCGGGGTGGGTAACGAGGCCCCTAATCCTGCCCCGCTGGGTGCTGCCCTCCCGCTGCCTAAGCTCTTTAATGGGATCGTGGCtcagccttcctcctcctcctcctcctcctcctcctcttcccgGGCTCAGCacccccctgccagcccatccCCCAAACCCTGGGGGACAGGTGGGTGCCTCCCCCTTTCTCCTGCGAGGCTGGCTTTGGGTGGGCACCGCAGGGGGAGCCCCCGCCCCGGGTGGGCTTTGGGACCCCCACAAGTCCTGCAGGTCCCCGATGTTTGGGTTTAAGGTGTCCTAAATCCCCGATGTTTGGGTTTCAGGTTTCCTAAATCCCTGCACTTCACAGGGTCACTGGGGGCTCCATGTCCCCG
The genomic region above belongs to Molothrus ater isolate BHLD 08-10-18 breed brown headed cowbird chromosome 25, BPBGC_Mater_1.1, whole genome shotgun sequence and contains:
- the GNAT2 gene encoding guanine nucleotide-binding protein G(t) subunit alpha-2; translated protein: MGSGASAEDKEMAKRSKELEKKLQEDADKEAKTVKLLLLGAGESGKSTIVKQMKIIHQDGYTEEECMEFKSIIYGNILQSILAIIRAMSTLGIDYAESSCADEGRLLFNLADSIEEGTMPPELVACIKKLWKDGGVQACFDRAAEYQLNDSAAYYLNQLDRITAPNYLPNEQDVLRSRVKTTGIIETKFSVKDLNFRMFDVGGQRSERKKWIHCFEGVTCIIFCGALSAYDMVLVEDDEVNRMHESLHLFNSICNHKFFAATSIILFLNKKDLFEEKIKKVHLSICFPEYDGPNTFEDAGNYIKTQFLDLNMRKDVKEIYSHMTCATDTQNVKFVFDAVTDVIIKENLKDCGLF